The Thioalbus denitrificans DNA window CGAAGCGGTGCTGGGCATCGGGCGGCTCCAGCGCGTAGCGCACGGCCATCAGGTTGATGATGGAGGCGGCCACGTCCATCAGCGAGTCCACCAGGGAGGCCAGCAGGCTGACCGAGCCGGTCAGCAGCCACGCCACCAGCTTGGCCGCGATGAGCACGCTCGCGGTCACCACCGAGGCCAGTGTGGCCCGGCGCAGCAGGCGGGCCTGCCGATCCAGGCCGGCGGGGGCGTTCATGCCGGCTGTTCCGGGCCGGGAGCGGCTTCCCCGACCGCCTCCGGGGCGTCGAGGCTGAACTCGCGCCGGGCGCCGGTGAACGGGCAGCGGAAGGCCAGCCGGCAGGCGCTGAGCCGCAACCCTTCAGTGTTCCGGTTGCCCGTGCCGTAGCGGGGATCGCCCAGCACCGGGTGGCCGATGGCGTCCAGGTGGCGGCGGATCTGGTGCAGCCGCCCGGTCTCGATGGCGACCTCCAGCCGGGCCGTTCCCCGCCCGGCATCCACCTCAGTCACCCGGTAGGCGGTCAGCGCCGGCTTGCCGTCGAGCGGCGTGTCGATGCGCCCGGTGGCGCCCACCGGACCCGGCACGCCCCGCACCTCCACCCGGTAGTGCTTCTCCACCCGGCGGTTGGCGAACAGCGCCGAGAGCTTCGCCGCCGCCTCCCCGTCGTGGGCCACCAGCATCAGGCCCTCCGCCTCCCGGTCCAGCCGATGCACCAGGTGGACCTCGCGCGCCAGCATCTGCTCCGCCTGGCGCAGGAGGCTGCAGTGATCGCCGCAGCGGTTGCCCTGGGCCATCAGCCCGGGCGGCTTGTACCAGACGCTGTAGCGGCCCAGGCGGTGCAGCAGGCGGGCCCGGGGCGGCTGGCGCGCGAGCAGCTCGGCGTCATAGCACAGGGAGAGCCGATCGCCGGCGTAGAGCGCGGCGGTGGCGCGACGCAGGCGCCGCGTGGGGGCGCAGCCGCGCCGGAGCCCGACCGCGCCCTTGTTCATCGCGTCCTTGATGCGTCCCTTGGGCAGGCCGGAGAGGGCGGCCAGCAGCGTGCAGGCGTCCCGCTTCTCGCCGGCGGGGACGACGTGCTCCAGATCGATGCGCGTGGCGGTCATGAACAAAAACGGTGCGGTCGGTAGAGGGTCAATTTATACCACGTCGGGGGCCGCCGGGGGCGCCGCCCCGCCGGCCCGCGCGCTCCAGGCGGAGAGCCCCAGCGCGCCGAGCCCGGTCACCGCGATCGCCAACACCAGCAGGCCGCCCAGCAGCGGAATCCAGGCCAGCAGCGCCAGCGCCACGATGCCGGTCAGCAGCGCCACGAAACGGATTCCGCCGCCGGCGTCGCCGCGCCGGAGGCGCGCCAGCACCAGGCCGCCGAGGGACAGGGCGCCGTTGAGCCCGCCCACCAGCACCATGACCGGGTAGAGGGCGAACAGCACCAGGCCGGCGAGGGCACCCACCACGGTCGCCATCAGCAGCACCGCCACCAGCGGCGGCGTGGCCAGCAGCGCCAGTCCCAGCGCCAGGCTCAGACCCGTCTGCGTGCGGGCGGTGCGGGCGGCGGCGGCGGCGAATCCCGGCGCCAGCAGCAGCCACAGGCCGCCCGCAACCGCCAGCGCGGGGGCGAACAGCCACGGCAGCGCCGCCAGCGAGGGCGAGGCGGAAACCTCCGCCGGCGACTCTCCCGGCAGGTGCTCCACCCGTCCGCCGATGCGGGCGCCCGGCTCCACCCGGGGCGGCTCGGGGCCGCGCACCACGAGGTTGCCGGTGATCTCCGCCCCGGCGCGCACCTCCACCCGCCCGGCCGCGAACTCGGCGTCGCCCGTCACCCGCCCGGAGACGATCACCGTCTCCCCGGCCGCCCGCACGCCCCGGGCCAGGTCGCCGGAGAGCTCGATGCGCCGGCCGGCAAGCCAGGCCCTTCCGCCCACTTCGGCGCCGGCACTCAGGATGACCGTCTCCCCCGCCGCCAGCAGGCCGTCGCCCACCGACCCGGCCACCCGCACGTCGCGCCCGGCCAGGCGGGCGTCGTCGGCCACCGCCGCGGCAATCTCCACCCGCTCACCGGCGGCCATCACGTCCCCCGCCACCGTGCCGGCCACGCGCACGTCGCGCCCGGCGGCCAGCACGTCCCCCGCCGCCCGGCCGTCGAAGGTGACGCTGCGCCCGGCCACGTAGAGGTCCTCGGCGATCTCGCCGCGCAGGTCCACCACCTCGCCCGCCACCGGCCCGGCCGCCGCCACCGCGGGCAGCAGCGCCAGGGCCAGCACCAGCAACCGTCCGCCGTTTCCACTGTGCATGATTCGCCTCCTCTGCTCTCTCCAGTTGCGGTATATCGTCCTACTCACGGTACAGCCGCCCGGCCCGCACCAGCGCCTTCTCCGCCTCCACCGCCACCAGCACCACGGCGGCCAGGGCGAAGCAGGTACCCAGCTCCGCCAGGCTCAGGGGCTGGGTGCGGAAAATGCCGTTCAGCACCGGCAGGTAGATGACCGCCAGCTGCAGCCCCACCGTCAGCAGCACCGCGCCCAGCAGCGCGGGGTTGCCGAGCAGACCCTGGCGGAACAGCGACTCGCGCTCGGAACGCACCGCCAGCACGTGGAACAGCTGGGCCAGAGTGAGAACCGTGAAGACCACCGTCTGCCAGTGGGCGCTGCCCGTGCCCACCGCCCAGGCCTGGCCCAGGATGGACAGCCCGCCGATGAGCAGCCCCACCCAGATCATGTGCTGCCACATGCCGTGGGCGAAGATGCTCTCCCGGGGCGGGCGCGGCGGCCGGTCCATGATCCCCCGCTCGGCCGGCTCCGCGGCCAGCGCCAGCCCCGGCAGGCCGTCGGTGACCAGGTTGATCCAGAGGATGTGGATGGGCAGCAGGGGAATGGGCAGCCCCAGCAGCGGGGCCAGGAACAGGGTCCAGATCTCCCCGGCATTGCTGGTCATGGTGTACTTGATGAACTTGCGGATGTTGTCGAAGATGCGCCGGCCCTCGCGCACCGCCGCCACGATGGTGGCGAAGTTGTCGTCCAGCAGCACCATGTCGGCCGCCTCGCGGGCCACGTCGGTGCCCTTGCGGCCCATGGCCACGCCGATGCCGGCGCGCTTGAGGGCGGGGGCATCGTTGACCCCGTCGCCGGTCATGGCCACGAATTCGCCGTGGGTCTGCAGCGCCTTGACGATGCGCAGCTTCTGCTCCGGGCTCACCCGGGCGTAGACCCGGATCGACTCCACCCGCTCGGCGAAGGCGGCGTCGGAGAGCGCCCCCAGCTCCGCGCCGGTGAGGGTCTCACCGGCATCCCCGGCAATACCCAGCCGCCGGGCGATGGCCAGCGCCGTGCCGGGGTGATCGCCGGTGATCATCACCGGCACGATGCCCGCGGCGCGGCACTCCGCCACCGCCTCCTCCGCCCCCGCCCGGGGCGGATCCGCCAGCGCCGCCAGGCCGAGCAGGCACAGCTCCGACTCCAGCGCCGCCTCCGGCTCCCCCTCCCCGGCCTCGCGCCAGGCCAGCGCCAGCACCCGGTAGCCCGCCTCGGCCAGGGCCCGGGCCTGTTCGAGGAGTGCTTCCGGATCCAGCGGTTGCGGCCCCCCGGCGGCCAGCTCGCGGGTGCACAGGGGCAGCACCTGCTCCGGCGCGCCCTTGGTGAAGAGGATGCGGCGCCCGCCCTCGTCATGGACCGTGGTCATGCGCTTGCGCTCGCTGTCGAAGGGCAGCTCCGCGATGCGCGGCAGCGCTCCGGCAAGCTCCGCGCGGTCGTGGCCGGCGGCCGCGGCCGCCTCCCACAGGGCCAGCTCGGTGGGGTCGCCGCGCGCCGCCCCCTCCACGCCGGGCTCAACGTCGTTGCTCAGCGCCAGGGCCTGCCCGAGGCGCCGCCAAGGCTCGGCCGCCGTGTCCGCGGCGGGCAGCGTGTCGCGCTCCTCGCCCGCCGCCACCAGGCGTTCCACGCGCATGCGGTTCTCGGTGAGGGTACCGGTCTTGTCGCTGCAGATGACGGTGACCGAACCCAGGGTCTCCACCGCCGGCAGCCGCCGCACCAGGGCGTTGCTGCGGCTCATCAGCCGCGCGCCCAGCGCCAGGGCCACGGTCACCACCGCCGGCAGGGCCTCGGGGACGGCGGCCACCGCCAGGCTGATGGCGGTGAGCAGCATCAGCAGCGGCTCCACCCCCTGCAGCAGGCCGGCGGCGAAGATGAGGGTGCAGATGGCCAGCACCGCCAGCGCCAGGGTCCGGCCGAAGCGGGCCAGCCGCTTCTGCAGCGGGGTGCGCACCGACTCGGCCCCGCCCAGCAGCCCGGCAATGCGCCCGATCTCCGTGTCCATGCCGGTGGCGGTGACCACGCCCCGCCCCCGCCCCCGGGTCACCAGGGTGCCCTTCCAGAGCCGGTTGCGGCGCTCGGCCAGGGCCAGCGCCGGGTCCGGCAGCGCCTCCGGCGCCTTCTCCACCGCCACCGACTCCCCGGTCAGCGCCGACTCGTCCGCCTGCAGCCCCTCGCCGGCGAGCAGCCGCAGGTCCGCCGGCACGCCGTCGCCGGCCTCCAGCAGCACCGTGTCCCCGGGCACGAGCTCGCCGCCGGGCACGGTCACCGCCTCGCCGTCGCGGATCACCCGCGCCATGGGCACGGCCAGCCGGCGCAGGGCCGCCACCGCCCGCTCGGCCCGATACTCCTGCACCGTCCCGATGATCGCGTTGAGCAGCACGATGACCAGGATGGCCGCCGTGTCCTGGGGCTCGCCCACCGCCCCCGAAACCACCGCCGCGGCCAGCAGCACCAGGATCATGAAATCGGCGAACTGGCCCAGGAACATGCCCAGCAGCGTGCGCCGGCGGCCTTCGGCGAGCCGGTTGGGGCCGTGACGGGCCAGGCGCGCGCCGGCCTCGGCGGCGGACAGGCCACGCTCCCCGTCCCCGCCCAGGCGCTCCAGCGCCGCCGCCGGCTCCAGGCAGTGCCAATGGACCCCCTCGTTCAGCTGTTCACCCCGCTCGTGGGTTCCCATCATTCAATAACCGTGCGTGAGTGCGTGAGTGCGTGAGTGCGTGAGTGCGTGAGTGCGTGGGTGCGTGAGTGCGTGAGTGCGTGAGTGCGTGAGTGCGTGAGTGCGATGGTGCCCTTCATCCTTATCACTTATCCCTTAACCATCACTGGACGAACAACAGGATGATGAGCGCCGTCACGACACCCACCAGCAGGGTGCGCATACCGCTCCAGAGCCAGGACCCTCCGCTGACATGGCCCAGGAACAGGCCCAGCCCGAACAGGGTGAGAAAGGCCATGGCCACGGCCGCGGGCAACGGCGGCAGGGGCAGCGGCACGCCCGCGCCCGCCAGCCACAGGGGCGCCATCACCAGCAGCGCCACCAGCAGGGGCGCGAGGCCGTTGACCGCAGCCACCAGCAGGGGCACCCAGCGCGCCGCGTCGGCGTGGGCGGAGTCCTGCAGGTCCGCCACCATCGCCCCCTCCAGCTCGTCCAGGGCCCGGCGGCGCTCGGCCGCTTCGCTGACATAGGCGCTGGTGATCCCGCTCATGAACAGGGCCACGGCGGCCCCCAGGCAGGCGCGGATGACCACGCCCAGCTCCACTCCGCCGCTCACCAGGAAACCCATCATGAGCCCGAGCATGGCCAGGGCGCCGTCGAAGCCGTTGACCACGAAATAGCGCCGCAGGATGCCGTGGGAGCGGCTGATGCGCAGGAGAAAACCGGCGTTGCGCAGCAGGTTCATGCCGGCCCGCCCCGATCCGGCCGCCTGTCACCCGGCCACCGGGCGGCGGCGCCGGAGTGATTCGCGGCGCACGTGCAGAAGTGTTCCCTGGGCGTTGTCACCGGCTCTCAACCCTCCGTATCGGCGCCGCCCACCACCTCCACCTCGTCGATGCTGTGCAGCGAGGCCCCCATCTCGCCGATGGCGGCCCGCAGCCGCTCGAAGTCGAGCGATTCGCCCTCCACCACCAGCTGCAGGGTCTCGGTATTCTCGTCCACCTCCATCACCGTGAGCCGCAGCCGGCACTCGCCGCAGATGGCGGCGAGGTGGCGGCTGAACTCCAGCCCGTCGGGGTGGTGGGGCTTGAGCACGTCGAGCACCAGGCGTTTGACCTCAACCATTCCTCCCCCTCTTCGTCGCCGTTTCCCTGCATTCAGTGTGGCCTGCGGGGGTGGGACCGGCAAGGCGGCCGGGGCGGCGGCAGCCCGCGCCCGGCTACTCCTCCGGCCCGAGTATCCCGGTGGGCCGGCCGTCGAGGCTGGTGCGGTTCTTCGTCTCCCAGTACTCACGGATGCCCGCCTCGCCCTTGCGCTCGCTCCAGCGGGTCAGCTCGTCGCGCTGCCCCACGTAGTCGAACAGGGGCACGCCGAAGCCGCAGGAAGTCTGCACCAGCTCCACCCGCAGGTCGATGATCTGCCGCGCGCCGGGCTGCTCCGGGAACAGGGGCAGCAGCAGCGCCCACTCTTCGTCGCGGGGATGAACCGCCCGGGCCTGGCCGTAGAGGCGCAGGATCAGGGGGTCCCCCTCGAAGGCGCAGAACATCAGGGTCATGCGGGGGTTCTCCCGCAGGTGGGCGGCGGTCTCGTTGCCGCTGCCGGTGAGGTTCAGCCACGCCACCCGGTCCGGACCGGGCACGCGCAGGCTGTCCATGCCCTTGGGCGAGAGATTCACCCGGCCGTCGGCGGCCGCCGTGGCCACGAAGTAGAGCCGCTGGCGCTCGATGAACTCGCGGTGCCTGTCGCTGATGGCGCTGTATTGCCGGCCCATGGTGGAAGCTCCTCTGGCTGATTCGGGTCGTGGAACGGCTATCCCCCCGCTCGACCCATATGGAAGTCAGTGGGCGACGGTGCGGGAGAAGAGGTGGATCACCAGCACCCCGGCGATGATCAGCCCCATGCCCAGGACGGCGGGGAGATCGGGCGCCTGGCGGAAGGCCACCATGCCCACCAGGGTGATGAGCACAATGCCGAGCCCCGCCCAGATGGCGT harbors:
- a CDS encoding cation-translocating P-type ATPase: MMGTHERGEQLNEGVHWHCLEPAAALERLGGDGERGLSAAEAGARLARHGPNRLAEGRRRTLLGMFLGQFADFMILVLLAAAVVSGAVGEPQDTAAILVIVLLNAIIGTVQEYRAERAVAALRRLAVPMARVIRDGEAVTVPGGELVPGDTVLLEAGDGVPADLRLLAGEGLQADESALTGESVAVEKAPEALPDPALALAERRNRLWKGTLVTRGRGRGVVTATGMDTEIGRIAGLLGGAESVRTPLQKRLARFGRTLALAVLAICTLIFAAGLLQGVEPLLMLLTAISLAVAAVPEALPAVVTVALALGARLMSRSNALVRRLPAVETLGSVTVICSDKTGTLTENRMRVERLVAAGEERDTLPAADTAAEPWRRLGQALALSNDVEPGVEGAARGDPTELALWEAAAAAGHDRAELAGALPRIAELPFDSERKRMTTVHDEGGRRILFTKGAPEQVLPLCTRELAAGGPQPLDPEALLEQARALAEAGYRVLALAWREAGEGEPEAALESELCLLGLAALADPPRAGAEEAVAECRAAGIVPVMITGDHPGTALAIARRLGIAGDAGETLTGAELGALSDAAFAERVESIRVYARVSPEQKLRIVKALQTHGEFVAMTGDGVNDAPALKRAGIGVAMGRKGTDVAREAADMVLLDDNFATIVAAVREGRRIFDNIRKFIKYTMTSNAGEIWTLFLAPLLGLPIPLLPIHILWINLVTDGLPGLALAAEPAERGIMDRPPRPPRESIFAHGMWQHMIWVGLLIGGLSILGQAWAVGTGSAHWQTVVFTVLTLAQLFHVLAVRSERESLFRQGLLGNPALLGAVLLTVGLQLAVIYLPVLNGIFRTQPLSLAELGTCFALAAVVLVAVEAEKALVRAGRLYRE
- a CDS encoding pyridoxamine 5'-phosphate oxidase family protein; this translates as MGRQYSAISDRHREFIERQRLYFVATAAADGRVNLSPKGMDSLRVPGPDRVAWLNLTGSGNETAAHLRENPRMTLMFCAFEGDPLILRLYGQARAVHPRDEEWALLLPLFPEQPGARQIIDLRVELVQTSCGFGVPLFDYVGQRDELTRWSERKGEAGIREYWETKNRTSLDGRPTGILGPEE
- a CDS encoding RluA family pseudouridine synthase, coding for MTATRIDLEHVVPAGEKRDACTLLAALSGLPKGRIKDAMNKGAVGLRRGCAPTRRLRRATAALYAGDRLSLCYDAELLARQPPRARLLHRLGRYSVWYKPPGLMAQGNRCGDHCSLLRQAEQMLAREVHLVHRLDREAEGLMLVAHDGEAAAKLSALFANRRVEKHYRVEVRGVPGPVGATGRIDTPLDGKPALTAYRVTEVDAGRGTARLEVAIETGRLHQIRRHLDAIGHPVLGDPRYGTGNRNTEGLRLSACRLAFRCPFTGARREFSLDAPEAVGEAAPGPEQPA
- a CDS encoding DUF211 domain-containing protein; translation: MVEVKRLVLDVLKPHHPDGLEFSRHLAAICGECRLRLTVMEVDENTETLQLVVEGESLDFERLRAAIGEMGASLHSIDEVEVVGGADTEG
- a CDS encoding bactofilin family protein, translating into MHSGNGGRLLVLALALLPAVAAAGPVAGEVVDLRGEIAEDLYVAGRSVTFDGRAAGDVLAAGRDVRVAGTVAGDVMAAGERVEIAAAVADDARLAGRDVRVAGSVGDGLLAAGETVILSAGAEVGGRAWLAGRRIELSGDLARGVRAAGETVIVSGRVTGDAEFAAGRVEVRAGAEITGNLVVRGPEPPRVEPGARIGGRVEHLPGESPAEVSASPSLAALPWLFAPALAVAGGLWLLLAPGFAAAAARTARTQTGLSLALGLALLATPPLVAVLLMATVVGALAGLVLFALYPVMVLVGGLNGALSLGGLVLARLRRGDAGGGIRFVALLTGIVALALLAWIPLLGGLLVLAIAVTGLGALGLSAWSARAGGAAPPAAPDVV